From Cydia pomonella isolate Wapato2018A chromosome 26, ilCydPomo1, whole genome shotgun sequence, one genomic window encodes:
- the LOC133532200 gene encoding aspartate--tRNA ligase, cytoplasmic: MVVSEEPKQVAEGDAASKKAAKKAAKAAEKQQKKAEYKAASGQPQAESQEADFSDGRYGVLNLIQSTGEHRDRVYTDVKDLNVKMDGKSVWVRARLQTSRAKGKQCFAVLRQNSSTVQLLVSVSEERRVSKQLVKFTGNITKESIVDVFATVAKTAAPVEACSVRDVELVGVEVWTVSAARAQLPLQVEDAARPETDDPEALKIRVNQDTRLDNRVLDLRTPANQAIFRIEAGVCRLFRDILTTRGFVEIHTPKIIPAASEGGANVFTVSYFKSSAYLAQSPQLYKQMAIAADFDKVFTVGAVFRAEDSNTHRHLTEFVGLDLEMAFKHHYHEVLDTIGQTFTDIFRGLRDQYAAEIATVGQQFKVEPFKFLDPPLRLEFPQAIQMLKEAGVTVGEEDDLSTPDEKLLGRLVRAKYDTDFYILDKYPLAVRPFYTMPDPTNPKSSNSYDMFMRGEEILSGAQRVHDPELLTERAKHHGIDISKIAAYIESFRLGCPPHAGGGIGMERVVMLYLGLDNIRKTSMFPRDPKRVTP; encoded by the exons ATGGTGGTATCAGAAGAGCCTAAGCAAGTGGCGGAGGGAGACGCGGCCAGCAAAAAAGCTGCCAAGAAGGCTGCCAAAGCTGCAGAGAAACAGCAGAAAAAGGCAGAATATAAG GCAGCTTCTGGCCAGCCCCAAGCGGAGTCCCAGGAAGCTGACTTTTCAGATGGCCGGTATGGAGTGCTGAATCTGATCCAGTCTACGGGGGAGCATCGGGACAGGGTATACACTGATGTCAAGGATCTGAATGTGAAGATGGACGGGAAGAGCGTTTGGGTCAGAG CCCGTCTGCAAACCTCCCGAGCGAAAGGCAAGCAGTGCTTCGCTGTTCTTCGCCAAAACTCCAGCACGGTCCAGTTACTCGTAAGCGTCAGTGAGGAGAGGAGAGTCAGCAAGCAACTCGTCAAGTTTACTGGCAA catAACAAAAGAATCCATCGTGGACGTATTCGCGACCGTAGCGAAAACTGCAGCCCCAGTAGAGGCGTGTAGCGTTCGCGACGTCGAATTAGTCGGTGTGGAGGTGTGGACCGtgtcggcggcgcgcgcgcagctgcCGCTGCAGGTCGAGGACGCTGCGAGGCCTGAGACTGAT GACCCAGAAGCGCTGAAGATCCGCGTGAACCAGGACACGCGGCTGGACAACAGGGTGCTGGACCTGCGCACGCCGGCCAACCAGGCCATCTTCAGGATCGAGGCGGGGGTCTGCAGGCTGTTCCGCGACATTCTTACCACTCGAG GTTTCGTCGAGATCCACACGCCAAAGATAATCCCCGCGGCGTCCGAAGGCGGCGCCAACGTGTTCACGGTGTCCTACTTCAAGAGCTCCGCCTACCTGGCGCAGAGCCCGCAGCTCTACAAGCAGATGGCCATTGCTGCTGACTTCGACAAG GTGTTCACGGTGGGCGCCGTGTTCCGCGCGGAGGACTCCAACACCCACCGCCACCTCACAGAGTTCGTGGGGCTGGACCTCGAGATGGCCTTCAAGCACCACTACCACGAGGTGCTCGACACCATCGGCCAGACCTTCACTGATATCTTCAGAGGTCTTCGCGACCA GTACGCAGCGGAGATTGCCACAGTGGGGCAGCAGTTCAAAGTGGAGCCCTTCAAGTTCCTGGACCCGCCTCTAAGGCTGGAGTTCCCGCAGGCCATTCAGATGCTCAAGGAAGCTG GCGTGACAGTCGGCGAGGAAGACGACCTGTCAACCCCCGACGAGAAGCTGCTGGGGCGGCTGGTGCGCGCCAAGTACGACACCGACTTCTACATCCTCGACAAGTACCCCCTCGCCGTGCGGCCCTTCTACACCATGCCCGACCCGACCAACCCG AAATCATCGAACTCGTACGACATGTTCATGCGAGGCGAGGAGATCCTGAGCGGAGCGCAGCGGGTACACGACCCCGAGCTGCTCACCGAGCGCGCCAAGCATCACGGGAttg atattaGCAAAATTGCGGCGTACATCGAATCGTTCAGACTCGGCTGCCCCCCTCACGCAG GTGGCGGTATTGGTATGGAGCGCGTTGTGATGCTGTACCTGGGGCTGGACAACATCCGGAAAACCTCCATGTTCCCTCGCGACCCTAAACGTGTGACGCCCTAA